The following are encoded in a window of Anopheles stephensi strain Indian chromosome X, UCI_ANSTEP_V1.0, whole genome shotgun sequence genomic DNA:
- the LOC118513588 gene encoding synaptic vesicle glycoprotein 2C-like produces MSDINSSFDIDYEQALTLTGFGWFHYRLLALCGLIYANTAIGITVMSFVLPSATCDFRMTSEDKGWLTAAPMLGMVVGSYFWGCLADTKGRRIVLIAALLLDGIVGLLSTAAQIFPIFMFLRFINGFAITGAMGICFPYLGEFQPTAYREKILCWMELFWTLGIVVLPCIAWIVIPLPLHFGTPDGSVIFGSWNLFVALCAIPSLLLGIWLLYFPESPKFLIECGEPALALEILKDIYHINTGYDRNECPIRRLKESDRSNTIMETHNRSIRTFNIHDPKHMKILLPEIWEQTKALCSAEFRRNTALACVIQFGITTSYYTLMIWFPELFGRFEEYEKRYPNSAVSVCDVSSIVLQNVNDTLVDDFCGTVIDTKVYWHTLLLGIACIPTSLWLPLCVHRLGAKFFLIFSLTVAGLVTVGLAYVGNSTQNLILSCIFEALTSMGISTVYCVMVDLFPTNLRVMAAAFSLTFGRCGALLGNLMFGFLVDLNCFVPIVLFSIMLFGSAILCFFLPNTGTTALQ; encoded by the exons ATGTCCGACATTAACAGTAGCTTTGACATTGATTACGAGCAGGCGCTTACGCTAACCGGGTTTGGCTGGTTTCACTATCGACTGCTAGCACTATGCGGGTTAATATACGCCAACACGGCAATCGGCATTACCGTGATGTCGTTTGTGTTGCCGTCCGCTACCTGCGACTTTCGTATGACATCCGAAGATAAAGGATGGTTAACGGCGGCCCCAATGCTTG GTATGGTCGTAGGTTCTTACTTTTGGGGTTGCCTGGCTGATACCAAGGGTCGACGGATCGTGCTGATTGCCGCGCTACTACTGGATGGTATCGTTGGGTTATTATCTACCGCAGCGCAAATTTTCCccatatttatgtttctgCGGTTTATAAACGGGTTTGC CATTACAGGAGCAATGGGTATTTGCTTTCCTTACCTGGGCGAGTTTCAGCCTACCGCATATCGTGAAAAAATTCTCTGCTGGATGGAGCTTTTCTGGACGCTGGGCATTGTTGTGTTGCCGTGTATTGCTTGGATTGTCATACCGCTACCACTACATTTCGGAACACCTGATGGGAGTGTCATTTTTGGTAGCTGGAACTTGTTCGTAGCACTCTGTGCCATTCCAAG TCTTCTACTAGGGATATGGTTGTTGTACTTTCCCGAGAGTCCCAAGTTTCTGATCGAATGTGGTGAACCGGCACTTGCATTAGAGATACTGAAGGACATCTATCACATCAACACCGGTTACGATCGCAACGAGTGTCCG ATTAGGCGACTAAAGGAATCGGACCGCAGCAACACAATCATGGAAACGCACAATCGCTCAATACGCACGTTCAACATACACGATCCGAAACACATGAAGATCCTGCTGCCAGAAATTTGGGAACAAACGAAAGCCCTCTGCAGTGCCGAGTTTCGACGCAACACGGCACTTGCCTGTGTGATCCAGTTTGGTATCACCACTAGCTACTACACGTTGATGATCTGGTTTCCGGAGCTATTTGGGCGTTTTGAGGAGTATGAGAAGCGATACCCGAACTCAGCCGTATCGGTGTGTGACGTGTCATCGATCGTGCTTCAGAACGTTAACGATACACTCGTGGACGACTTTTGTGGTACGGTGATTGACACGAAAGTGTACTGGCATACGCTCTTGCTGGGGATTGCCTGCATCCCGACCAGCTTATGGTTACCGTTGTGTGTCCATCGGCTTGGGGCAAAATTCTTTCTCA TATTCAGTCTGACGGTGGCCGGTCTCGTTACTGTTGGCCTCGCGTACGtaggtaactcgacgcaaaatcTCATTCTTTCCTGCATTTTCGAAGCACTTACTTCAATGGGGATCAGCACCGTTTACTGCGTTATGGTGGATCTATTTCCAACCAATCTACG AGTAATGGCGGCTGCATTTTCACTCACCTTTGGTCGCTGTGGAGCGTTGCTTGGAAACCTTATGTTCGGGTTTCTCGTTGACTTAAACTGCTTCGTCCCGATAGTGCTGTTTTCGATTATGCTCTTCG GAAGTGCAATATTGTGCTTTTTTCTGCCTAATACAGGAACTACAGCTCTTCAGTAG